The Perca flavescens isolate YP-PL-M2 chromosome 8, PFLA_1.0, whole genome shotgun sequence DNA window aacacacacaaaaacaggaaacataacCAACATTCATTGAAAGATTTTAAATCCAATGTCCTCAGTACAAGTCAGTtgcatcaatcaatcaattgtgCAGATGGGCCTACAGAGTCTGTGGATGCAGATAATGGAAATGAAATATTAAGTTGTGGTGATGCTACAGAATTGTACAGGCCAAATTTTATTGACGAGAAAATTGGTTGCATTTTATTGAAGTTGGAAAATATTGTTCACATTCCAAAGGCGGTAATTGATGAGGTCCTTTCTGAACTTCACTACATTTTAAGTACAGCATCTTTGCCTGTCATAAAATCTATTGTTTCTGATGTATTCCAGAGTCATCAATTACAAGTTGAAGAGTCAGTAGTGGGGGAAGTTTCTACTGTTCTATGCAAATCCAATCCATTAGGCATAGCTATTGCAAAGGATGGCCCTCTTGCTACTGCGTATAAACGTGCACAGTACTATACCTCTCATTTTGGTGTTTTAGAGCCAATTGAGTACATATTAAATGCCCAGAGGAATAGGACATTTCAATACATCCCTATATTGCAATCTTTGCAACATTTGCTCTCTCATAAAGCTGTCCTTGAACACCTTAAAACTCAACAAAACCAGCTATTATCTCTTCACCAAGAGTAAAGAACCATAAGAGATGGTGAATActataaacaaaataattttcTGTCGGCTGCAGGTTTGAGAATAGCAGTAAATCTTTATGTGGATGATTTTGAGATTTGTAACCCTCTTGGGACATctcaaaagaaacacaaactctGTGGTGTCTACTGGGTTTTAGGTAATTTGCCACCAGGTTCCCATTCAACTCTAACCTCAATCTATTTGACTGTTCTATGCAAATCAGATGATGTCAAGGCCTATGGCTATGAAAAGGTTGTAGAGCCTCTCTTGCAAGATTTGGGTACATTAGAACAGCATGGTGTCTTTATTTCTCAGCTTGGTCAGTTTGTTAAAGGTACTGTTCAGTGTGTAAGCGCTGACAATCTTGGAGCCCATGGAATAGGTGGATTTGTTGAAAGTTTTTCTGGTGGGTCCATATGCAGGTTTTGTACTGGAGACAAATCAGAGTTTCAGACCAAAGATGTTAAATCAGGTGCTTTCAAACTCAGAACCAGAGACCTCCATGATGTTCATGTCCAGTCTGCTCAGAAAAATGCAGCTATTTGCTGTGGTGTcaaaaaacaatgtgttttaACAGACCACCTTTCTCATTTTCATGTAAGCACTGGCTATCCTCCTGATATTGTGCACGACCTCTTTGAGGGTGTTGTTCCAGTCGAACTAGCACGCTGTATCAGTTTATTGATTTCCAGAAAATACTTCACTCTTGAGGGCCTTAACAAATTGATCCAGACATTTCCGTACAAATGGGGGGACAAAACTAATCGCCCCCATCCAATATCACGCTTTTTCAAAACTAGCAACACTATAGGTGGCAACGCACATGAAAATTGGGCCTTGCTCAGATTTCTTCCCTTGCTGATTGGACACATTTTGCCAGAAGGTGAGCCAGCATGGCAGGTTATTATAGATCTTAAGGACATAGTTGAGTTGGTTGTGGCTCCTGTTCATACAGAGGAGACTGTTTCATATCTTGAAGCCAGAATCTATGATCACAGACACCGCTACATTGAACTCTTTCCACACATCAAGCTCCTACCAAACTCCTTCATCAAGCAGGTCGCACGTCATACAAATTGCTTTAAGAATATAACTCGTTCACTAGCTATTAAACACCAGTTCATGCTTGCTTACCACACACATTCCTCCAGTCTCAAAAAGTCACCCTTGGAGATCACTGATGTCTCAATCATGCCTGTTGATGTCCTAAGTGAAGGAGTAGTTTCAGCTCTGAACCAGAGATACCCAGATGTGACGGAAGTTCATATagcaaaaaatgtgttttgcagtGGTATACATTACAGTGAGGGGATGCTTATTGTAAACGGATCCGTAGATGGACTGCCTAAATTTAATAAGATCATTCAATTGTGCATTCTGAAGGATAAGTTGTGTTTTCTAGTGAAATATGTATGTGCTTGGTATAGGGAGCATTatggtttttttttgtgctgtctGCATCACCCACTAGAGAGGTTGCCCTAATTGAACTTGATGACTTGGTGGACCCTTATCCCCTTGTGGAAGACATGGTTCAGGGTTTGCGtatggtaatgttgaaaagatTCATCGTCGTTAAA harbors:
- the LOC114560313 gene encoding uncharacterized protein LOC114560313, with the translated sequence MWQCKECSLELASRYLLLQHFWQAHGHFRGSYRYPCLYTDCPCTFNTLSKLLNHTYKGHEKHQVPNPVEGSTFQCHVCSCRELATERAFFQHINGHRMHDETVPCMFVGCTFKTNVYSTFNTHKNRKHNQHSLKDFKSNVLSTSQLHQSINCADGPTESVDADNGNEILSCGDATELYRPNFIDEKIGCILLKLENIVHIPKAVIDEVLSELHYILSTASLPVIKSIVSDVFQSHQLQVEESVVGEVSTVLCKSNPLGIAIAKDGPLATAYKRAQYYTSHFGVLEPIEYILNAQRNRTFQYIPILQSLQHLLSHKAVLEHLKTQQNQLLSLHQE